The window GCCGGGATCCGCGCGAGCACGTCGACGTCGGCCCCGGCCTCCTCGATCCAGGGGGCGCGGATGAACGCGGTGCGCACCGGGCCGCCGTCGCCGACGTCGGAGATTCCCGCGAACTCGAGGTCGGTCTCGAACGAGTCGACCTGCCGCCCGAACGCGTTGCGCCGCACGACCACGTCCATACCGCCGACGGTCTGCTGGTCGGCGGTGCCGTCCAGGATCCGGTCGGCGAGCAGGATCATCCCCGCGCACGAGCCGTAGACCGGCAGGCCCTCCTTGATCCTGGCCTGCAGCAGGTCTGCCAGCTCGAAGATGCGCAGCAGCTTGTCGATGGTCGTGGACTCACCGCCCGGGATCACGAGGCCGTCGACGGCGGCCAGCTCGGCCGGACGGCGCACGGTCACGGCACGCGCGCCCACGGACTCGAGGGCGGCCAGGTGTTCGCGGACGTCGCCCT is drawn from Promicromonospora sp. Populi and contains these coding sequences:
- the pdxT gene encoding pyridoxal 5'-phosphate synthase glutaminase subunit PdxT, whose product is MTTVTIGVLALQGDVREHLAALESVGARAVTVRRPAELAAVDGLVIPGGESTTIDKLLRIFELADLLQARIKEGLPVYGSCAGMILLADRILDGTADQQTVGGMDVVVRRNAFGRQVDSFETDLEFAGISDVGDGGPVRTAFIRAPWIEEAGADVDVLARIPAVDTQGRPVAAAGRIVAARQGPLLATAFHPEITGDTRVHGLFVGMVAGG